GCGCCTGCTAGACGGCATGGCGGTCGACGCCGATTGCAACGTGTACATCTCCGACGCGGGCGCCAGCAAGGTCCGCAAGGTCACGGCCGACGGCCGCGTGGGCGTCTCGTTCGCCCTCGACGCACGCCAGGGCGAGGTCACGGACACGCTCGTCGACCTGGGCGTCGACGACTCGGGTTACCTGTACGCGGGGCGCCGCGGCGGTCACCTCATCAGGAAGTTCGATCCGGCGGGTCGGCTGCTCGAGACCTTCGAGACGTACGCCCCGCTCGTGCAGATGATGGTCGACGTGAGGGAACGCAGCGCGCCGCTCGTCGACACGGCGAGTTGACGGACTAGGACGCGGTCACGGGGGCCGCCGCCGCCGGCGGCCGGGCGCGTCAGAGCCCGGGGATCAGGCCGATGATGCGGGAGAACAGCAGCTCGAAGAACCGCATGAGTCGCGGGATGACGCCGGTGGCGCTCAGCACGAAGAAGAAGACCATGAAGCCGAGCACGCCGAACTGCGCCACCTGCATGATGACGCGGCGCACGTCGGGGTGACCCCACGCCAGGGCGGCCCGCCCCATGTCGAGCGGCAGTAGCGGGAAGAGGTTCACCACCGCGTGCAGGAGCGAGTAGCTGGCGGCCACCTCGAAGGCGAGGTCGAGCACTGGGCTGTTGAGCGAGCGGAAGAGGGCGGCGAGGAGGAGGCTCACGAAGGCGACGACAAGGTAGGCGCCGATGCCGGCGAGCCACACCCACGCCTCCGCCCTGCCGCGGCCGCGGTAGTTGCGGGAGTTGACGGGAACCGACCTGGGCCACCCGAAGCCGAGCAGCAGCAGGAACAGGACCCCGAACGGGTCGAGCTGGCGTTGCGGCTCGAAGGCGGCGAAGCCGGCCAGGCGCGGGCTGCGGTCGCCCAACCGCTCGGCCACGAGCGCCTGCACGATGTTGTGGAAGATCAGCGCCATCAGCATGACGATGGCTGCGATGACCAGGATGCTGGGTTGGCTGATGAGCCTCAAGAACATCGCGTCACTCCAGACCGCCGGCGTGGCGTTCGGCGCTCACCAAACGCCTCGCAAGGTCGAGTTCCTCTTCGAAGGTCGAAACCCGGTGCTCGGCGCGGGCGCGGGCGACTTCGTCCAGCACGTGCCCGATGCGGGGTCCCGGCCGCAGGCCCAAGGCTACCACATCGCTTCCACGCAGCTTCCGGCGGGGCGGGGCGGTCTCGAGCCGTTCGAGGCGCAGAGCCAGCTCCGGGTCGATGGCGCGCAGCAGCCAGCGGGCGGCCGGGTCGAGGGCCTCGAGTTCCTCGTCGCGCAGCGCCTCCGGCCTGCCCTGGTGCGTGGGGCGGAGGGCAGGCCGAAGCACGCGCAGTACCCGCTCCACGCTCACGAGGTGGCGCCTGGGCCAGTTGAACTCGTCCACGTGCGCCTGCAGCTCCGCCTCGTCGACGCCGACCATGAGGCCGAGGAGGTACGCCTCGCTCGGAACCGGTCCGGCCTCGCGCAGGGCGTCGAGGGCCGTGGCCAGTGCGAGCGGGTCGAGCAGGCCCGTGGCGCGCGGCAGCCCGAACATCGCCTCGAGGGCGTGCAGCTCCGTCAGGACGGTCAGCGCCGGCGCGACCCGCGGCTCGTCGAGGGTCAGCTCCAGTTCGGCCCGTAGCCGGGAGCGACTCACGTTGCCGAGGAAGCGCGGGTCGAGGGCGGCGTTCGCCTGCGCGAGCGTGCCGCGCTCGAAGCGGAAGCCCAACCTGCCGGCGAGCCGGGCGCCGCGCAGGATGCGGGTGGGGTCCTCGACGAACGAGAGCGGGTGCAGCACGCGCAACTGGCGCGCCTCCAGGTCGGCGGCGCCCCCGAACGGGTCGATCAGTTGGTGGGGGAGGGGCTGGAGCCTCAGCGCCAGGGCGTTCACGCTGAAGTCGCGGCGCGCCAGGTCCTTGCGCAGCGAACTCGGGGTGACGGCGGGGAGCACGCCCGGTCTGGCGTAGGTCTCCTCGCGGGCCGTGGCGAGGTCGAGCATGACGCCGCCGTCGAGGGCGAGCGTGCAGGTGCCGAAGTCGACGTGGCAAGACAGCGTGCCGCCCAGCCGCGCCTGAAGCCGCATGCCGAAGCTCTCGGCGCTCTCGCCCTCGACGACGAGGTCGACGTCCTTGACGCCCGCGCCGAGGAGGAGGTCGCGGACGGTGCCGCCCACCAGGTAGAGCGGCATGGCGCCGGCGGTGGCCGCCGCCTCGTCGAGCACCCGCTTCACGCTGTTCGGCAGGCGCGGCAGCAGCCGGGCGGCGAGGTCGTCG
Above is a window of Trueperaceae bacterium DNA encoding:
- a CDS encoding site-2 protease family protein, translated to MFLRLISQPSILVIAAIVMLMALIFHNIVQALVAERLGDRSPRLAGFAAFEPQRQLDPFGVLFLLLLGFGWPRSVPVNSRNYRGRGRAEAWVWLAGIGAYLVVAFVSLLLAALFRSLNSPVLDLAFEVAASYSLLHAVVNLFPLLPLDMGRAALAWGHPDVRRVIMQVAQFGVLGFMVFFFVLSATGVIPRLMRFFELLFSRIIGLIPGL